A single Cellulomonas sp. SLBN-39 DNA region contains:
- a CDS encoding LamG-like jellyroll fold domain-containing protein, translated as MSTRTTRRAGRLVALTLAAALTCTGAASASAGPPKAPAPPTPTFADATVHDPSVVVADDELWVFGSHLQVAKTDDLMAWEQVASGVSADNPIFDDVLTELAETFAWAQTDTLWAADVIQLADGRFYMYYNACKGDSPRSALGVAVADDVDGPYEDLGIVLRSGMWDETSEDGTVYDARVHPNVVDPDVFYDAEGDLWMVYGSYSGGIFILELDPTTGLPLPGQGYGEHLVGGNHSRIEAPNVMYDEGTGYYYLFLSFGGLDATGGYNVRVARSENPDGPYVDAEGNLMSDVKADPSLPLFDDASIAPYGVKVMGSYVFQREVGDPGSGPGVGYVSPGHNSTYVDEATGRKFLVFHTRFPEQGETHNVRVHEMFLNSAGWPVVAPYRYAADGSTPAPLATTASTTRRTQAPSTRITRDAAAGRYALVDHGKDINTTATRAVTVTLEKNGKVTGALTGRWSLQGKNRARVVAGGQTYDGVFTRQWEPDRQAWVVTFTVQSSAGVSLWGTRVDPMSAKQAVAAVVADLDLGDTSAVVADLDLPTVGTNGVTIAWASDDPAVVSTTGEVTRPEHGAGDATVTLTATITKDRRTATATFTVTVLERTAGGTIGAWSFEDDLAEATGALPAATVTGNRIDAAGGTVTYVDGVRGRAVHLDGASGVRLPDGLISGATYSVAMWLRPDQLTQFSSAFFGARDANSWVSVVPYGHDGVGGDTMVWSGSTWYDAGAGRQIPAGEWSHVALTVDSGDVTVYLDGVEAFTGTGFPDVFTTTTGSFALGVNWWDAPFAGDVDELSVHGSALTADEVAALATR; from the coding sequence GTGAGCACCAGAACGACCCGTCGTGCCGGGCGCCTCGTCGCCCTGACCCTCGCCGCCGCACTCACGTGCACCGGCGCGGCCTCCGCGAGCGCCGGCCCGCCGAAGGCCCCCGCCCCACCGACCCCGACGTTCGCCGACGCGACCGTGCACGACCCGTCGGTGGTCGTCGCCGACGACGAGCTGTGGGTGTTCGGCTCGCACCTGCAGGTCGCGAAGACCGACGACCTCATGGCCTGGGAGCAGGTCGCGTCGGGCGTCTCGGCGGACAACCCGATCTTCGACGACGTGCTGACCGAGCTCGCCGAGACGTTCGCGTGGGCGCAGACCGACACGCTGTGGGCGGCGGACGTCATCCAGCTCGCCGACGGCAGGTTCTACATGTACTACAACGCCTGCAAGGGCGACTCGCCCCGGTCCGCGCTGGGCGTCGCCGTGGCCGACGACGTCGACGGCCCCTACGAGGACCTGGGGATCGTGCTGCGCTCGGGCATGTGGGACGAGACCAGCGAGGACGGCACCGTCTACGACGCGCGCGTGCACCCCAACGTCGTCGACCCGGACGTCTTCTACGACGCCGAGGGCGACCTGTGGATGGTCTACGGCTCGTACTCCGGCGGCATCTTCATCCTCGAGCTCGACCCGACGACGGGCCTGCCGCTGCCCGGCCAGGGCTACGGCGAGCACCTCGTGGGCGGCAACCACAGCCGCATCGAGGCGCCCAACGTCATGTACGACGAGGGCACCGGGTACTACTACCTGTTCCTGTCGTTCGGCGGCCTGGACGCCACGGGCGGCTACAACGTCCGCGTCGCGCGCTCGGAGAACCCCGACGGCCCGTACGTCGACGCCGAGGGCAACCTCATGAGCGACGTGAAGGCCGACCCGAGCCTGCCGCTGTTCGACGACGCGTCGATCGCGCCCTACGGCGTCAAGGTGATGGGCAGCTACGTGTTCCAGCGGGAGGTCGGCGACCCGGGCAGCGGCCCGGGCGTCGGGTACGTCTCCCCCGGGCACAACTCGACGTACGTCGACGAGGCCACGGGGAGGAAGTTCCTCGTCTTCCACACCCGGTTCCCCGAGCAGGGCGAGACGCACAACGTGCGGGTGCACGAGATGTTCCTGAACAGTGCGGGCTGGCCCGTCGTGGCGCCGTACCGGTACGCGGCTGACGGCTCCACGCCCGCACCGCTGGCCACGACCGCGTCGACGACGCGCCGGACGCAGGCACCTTCGACGAGGATCACGCGCGACGCCGCGGCCGGTCGGTACGCCCTGGTCGACCACGGCAAGGACATCAACACCACGGCCACGCGGGCCGTCACGGTCACGCTGGAGAAGAACGGCAAGGTCACCGGCGCGCTCACCGGTCGGTGGAGCCTGCAGGGCAAGAACCGCGCCCGCGTCGTGGCCGGCGGCCAGACGTACGACGGCGTGTTCACCCGCCAGTGGGAGCCCGACCGGCAGGCGTGGGTCGTGACGTTCACCGTCCAGTCGAGCGCGGGCGTGTCGCTGTGGGGCACGCGGGTCGACCCGATGTCGGCGAAGCAGGCCGTCGCCGCGGTGGTCGCGGACCTCGACCTCGGGGACACCTCGGCGGTCGTCGCCGACCTCGACCTGCCGACCGTCGGCACCAACGGCGTCACGATCGCGTGGGCGTCGGACGACCCGGCCGTCGTCTCGACGACCGGGGAGGTCACGCGCCCCGAGCACGGGGCGGGCGACGCGACCGTGACCCTCACCGCCACGATCACCAAGGACCGCCGCACCGCGACCGCGACGTTCACCGTCACGGTGCTGGAGCGGACCGCCGGCGGCACGATCGGGGCCTGGTCGTTCGAGGACGACCTCGCCGAGGCCACGGGCGCGCTGCCCGCGGCGACCGTCACCGGCAACCGCATCGACGCCGCCGGCGGCACCGTCACGTACGTCGACGGCGTGCGGGGCAGGGCCGTGCACCTCGACGGCGCCAGCGGCGTGCGCCTGCCCGACGGTCTGATCAGCGGTGCCACCTACTCGGTGGCGATGTGGCTGCGCCCCGACCAGCTCACGCAGTTCTCGTCCGCATTCTTCGGCGCGCGCGACGCGAACAGCTGGGTCAGCGTCGTCCCGTACGGCCACGACGGCGTCGGCGGCGACACCATGGTCTGGTCCGGCTCCACCTGGTACGACGCCGGTGCGGGCCGCCAGATCCCCGCCGGTGAGTGGAGCCACGTCGCGCTCACGGTCGACTCGGGCGACGTCACGGTCTACCTCGACGGCGTCGAGGCCTTCACCGGCACCGGTTTCCCCGACGTGTTCACCACGACGACGGGCTCCTTCGCCCTCGGCGTGAACTGGTGGGACGCCCCGTTCGCAGGCGACGTCGACGAGCTCTCGGTGCACGGCTCGGCCCTCACGGCCGACGAGGTCGCCGCCCTCGCGACCCGCTGA